The Agrobacterium vitis genome has a segment encoding these proteins:
- a CDS encoding ferritin-like domain-containing protein codes for MAIAATDLDEKTGLAQETARRWHGRTLSLRSPLDPPLPDRPGRPANPVLVPPKATEKRSLHTLKGRIAMLHSLAHIELNAVDLALDIVARFASEPVPHSFFDGWMQVAFEEAKHFGLVRDRLRALGADYGDMPAHDGLWQAAHSTRTDLTARLAVVPLILEARGLDVTPSLQEKMRETGDIESADVLKVIYDDEKGHVAVGAKWFRFLCAREKRDPAKTFQQLVRANFRGALKAPFNDIARAEAGLTPSFYRVLSSISHA; via the coding sequence ATGGCAATCGCCGCAACCGACCTTGATGAAAAAACTGGTCTTGCGCAGGAAACCGCCCGCCGCTGGCATGGCCGGACTCTATCGCTGCGCTCGCCGCTCGATCCGCCGCTGCCGGATCGTCCAGGGCGTCCCGCCAATCCAGTTCTGGTGCCACCGAAAGCCACGGAAAAACGGTCGCTGCACACGCTGAAGGGCCGGATCGCCATGCTGCATTCGCTCGCCCATATCGAGTTGAATGCCGTGGATCTGGCGCTGGATATTGTTGCCCGCTTTGCCAGCGAACCAGTGCCACATTCGTTTTTCGACGGCTGGATGCAGGTGGCCTTTGAGGAAGCCAAGCATTTCGGTCTGGTGCGCGACCGGCTTCGGGCGCTCGGGGCCGATTATGGCGATATGCCAGCCCATGACGGCCTTTGGCAGGCAGCCCATAGCACCCGCACCGATCTGACAGCCCGGCTAGCCGTGGTGCCGCTGATTCTTGAGGCGCGCGGACTGGATGTGACCCCTTCCCTTCAGGAAAAAATGCGCGAGACCGGCGATATCGAGAGCGCGGACGTCTTGAAGGTGATTTATGACGATGAGAAAGGCCATGTCGCCGTCGGCGCCAAATGGTTTCGCTTTCTCTGCGCCCGCGAAAAACGCGATCCTGCCAAAACCTTCCAGCAATTGGTGCGCGCCAATTTCCGGGGGGCGCTGAAAGCACCCTTCAACGACATTGCCCGGGCTGAAGCCGGGCTGACACCTTCCTTTTATCGGGTGCTTTCCTCCATCAGCCACGCTTGA
- a CDS encoding M23 family metallopeptidase: MKTRSRKGFSKRQRQQHVLILASGETIRHMTLRPWMAGAGLCLVVAGIVGYLGATSYLIMRDNLIGASMARQAHLQHDYEDRISALRAQVDRVTSRQLLDQQVVEEKLQTLLEKQMALSARSGKLGSLLDRAEESGLTPNEPLAPVAPDKSASVAPAAAPVGKGNALAALNRMLHTGPADTQESDGPALGFMPAHESGADRADRVFRNVTLSLKSIEQQQKSSIHALTAEARDKANTIEQVLTDNGIRIDTPDAGKDGMGGPLVDADPKLGIDTSLDGLDSALNRLDAARETAKDMPFSNPAATREITSPFGNRPDPLLGRLAMHTGIDFRATNGSPVKSAGAGTVITAGPTGGYGNMVEIDHGQGLSTRYGHMSKILVRPGEKIEVGQVIGLSGSTGRSTGPHLHYEIRKNGNPINPMSFLASGMTLKPFIQ, encoded by the coding sequence ATGAAGACACGCAGCCGCAAGGGCTTCAGCAAGCGTCAGCGCCAACAGCATGTCCTTATCCTCGCGTCTGGGGAAACCATTCGCCATATGACCCTGCGTCCGTGGATGGCAGGTGCAGGTCTTTGCCTGGTGGTGGCCGGTATAGTCGGCTACCTCGGCGCGACCTCTTATCTCATCATGCGCGATAATCTGATCGGCGCGTCCATGGCACGCCAGGCGCATTTGCAGCACGATTACGAAGACCGGATCTCCGCCTTGCGCGCGCAGGTCGACCGGGTCACGTCCCGGCAATTGCTGGACCAGCAGGTGGTGGAGGAAAAGCTTCAAACCCTGCTCGAAAAGCAGATGGCGCTTTCTGCCCGTTCCGGCAAGCTTGGATCACTTCTGGACCGTGCAGAGGAATCCGGCCTGACGCCGAATGAGCCTTTAGCGCCTGTGGCACCAGATAAATCCGCGTCTGTGGCCCCTGCGGCAGCCCCTGTGGGCAAGGGTAATGCACTGGCCGCCCTGAATCGGATGCTCCATACCGGACCCGCAGACACACAGGAAAGCGATGGCCCGGCATTGGGCTTTATGCCTGCCCATGAAAGCGGCGCCGACCGGGCGGACCGGGTTTTCCGTAACGTGACGCTGTCGCTGAAATCCATCGAACAACAACAGAAATCAAGCATCCATGCACTGACCGCCGAGGCGCGCGACAAGGCCAACACCATCGAGCAGGTCTTGACCGACAATGGCATCCGGATCGACACGCCTGATGCTGGCAAGGACGGAATGGGTGGCCCTCTGGTCGATGCCGACCCGAAACTCGGAATCGATACCAGTCTCGACGGATTGGATAGCGCCCTCAATCGCCTGGATGCCGCCCGCGAAACGGCGAAAGACATGCCTTTTTCAAACCCTGCCGCCACCCGTGAAATCACCAGCCCGTTCGGCAACCGCCCTGACCCGCTGCTTGGACGGCTGGCCATGCATACCGGCATAGATTTCCGCGCAACAAATGGTTCTCCTGTCAAAAGTGCCGGTGCTGGAACCGTCATTACCGCCGGACCGACGGGCGGCTATGGAAATATGGTGGAAATCGACCATGGCCAGGGACTGTCCACCCGTTACGGCCATATGTCGAAAATCCTCGTTCGTCCGGGCGAAAAGATCGAGGTTGGCCAGGTAATCGGCCTGTCCGGATCGACCGGACGCTCCACCGGGCCACACCTGCATTACGAAATTCGCAAGAACGGCAACCCTATCAATCCGATGAGCTTTCTGGCTTCCGGAATGACACTGAAGCCATTTATTCAGTAG
- the bcp gene encoding thioredoxin-dependent thiol peroxidase codes for MAELSIGDMAPDFTLPRDGGGTVRLSSFKGKQVVVYFYPKDDTSGCTVEATSFTSLTPEFESSGAVIIGISPDSVKSHDKFVAKHDLAVMLGSDEEKTTLEAYGVWKEKSMYGKTYMGVERSTFLIDADGRIAGVWRKVKVPGHAEAVLQAVKDKAA; via the coding sequence ATGGCGGAATTGTCGATTGGGGACATGGCTCCGGATTTCACGCTACCGCGCGATGGCGGCGGCACGGTGCGCCTCTCTTCCTTCAAGGGCAAGCAGGTGGTTGTCTATTTTTATCCCAAGGACGATACCAGCGGCTGCACCGTAGAAGCCACGTCCTTCACATCCCTGACACCGGAATTCGAGAGTTCCGGTGCTGTCATCATCGGTATTTCCCCCGACTCTGTGAAAAGCCACGATAAATTCGTCGCCAAACACGACCTCGCCGTCATGCTCGGCTCGGACGAGGAGAAGACCACGCTGGAAGCCTACGGCGTGTGGAAGGAAAAAAGCATGTATGGCAAGACCTATATGGGGGTCGAGCGCAGCACTTTCCTGATCGATGCCGATGGCCGGATCGCAGGCGTCTGGCGCAAGGTGAAAGTCCCCGGTCATGCTGAGGCGGTGCTGCAAGCCGTAAAAGACAAAGCAGCGTAG
- a CDS encoding YhdP family protein — translation MGEIRGEKIRFRKGDIVALETLPSSQVDDPLIVHCPRRRGPLTRLMRFGAYVVLSLMAMLGAAAIAIETGTLDQALSTGARAAFQSAIGDDLKADIDQTSIRLSKNLHLAVAAQNVTLTDPKTQQVVSKAGDVKLVIDPISLLMGRVSVTEIDVTGIDFDSSRLLQGGDLDLATLRIDKFPAFMETMFGNLDDVHGFIVRGGLDRLRLGGITLPAKNGIGQPVDVQVNDLTLTRRKDDSLAIEGETSINGKVSMISAEAMTDGARTTSLTATVTDLIATPFLIKRTPTGVWRDGADTSINIDFYALRQSQSQRPALSARLRTENGILYVDGDKQDLTRADINLAYDFDKLTAEIRPSEVDFGPTHVPFSGGFIDLDRLQSVPGDARGIGIDLLVDQGTASVESSGEQPFPFSLKAFGQFIPSQRHLTFSELAVSTPHGSMQATLNVQFGNASPEIRFNGKLFEMRTAMVKQLWPYWMAMKPRAWVQANLFGGTISKASIDVLIPAGRMKPIPQPLDLGPDELKIAFDISGARMNVTGDLPPIRDLAGHFDLTGPDLEVRIDGGTSYFPSGRKVKLDKGTFAIANTYKKPLMANIAVSVSGPADAMAELATFKPMQALQRTEFVPEDFAGEIKADVQLYGGIIADQKPPPEVWKASLDMKGVDLKRPYMDKKITGFDGTLVVDPQNAVLQGDAQIDGVPVEIDFSQPVDRGSNRAPSWTVKGQLNDSQRAKLVPGLGDIVGGTIDLEVSRLDDNRQLVKSDLSRATLNIPVIGWTKGSGIPAKVSMELQDKSGLLMLDKFNLDGDGFGATGKLVVSKTNGLVGADLDHVKLASADDFGLSVQVNKGVINAKVSGSSVDGRVLLKKLKSGSSSNPNGATGEGRSSSSSTDVDINVDVDKLIGFNDEALSGVRLVYGSRSGAITALKMSAVTDTGQAVVVQSAKAGNGNEISLISSDAGTLVRFVDLYSHMRGGMLDVKIRGDLNKNWMGNVDLRNFRVENEDRLQKIVTTPATDDGRSLNTAVKRDLDVSSEKFQRAFARLIYQDGVLRTDNGIVRGEQVGASFQGTIKDTRGQMEMTGTFMPAYGLNRLFAEVPIIGAILGNGRDRGLLGITFKLKGPVDAPHLVVNPLSIIAPGMFRQIFEFQ, via the coding sequence ATGGGAGAAATCCGGGGCGAGAAAATCCGTTTTCGCAAAGGCGACATTGTTGCCCTCGAGACCTTGCCGTCCTCGCAGGTCGATGATCCCTTGATTGTGCATTGCCCGCGCCGACGTGGCCCTCTGACCAGATTAATGCGGTTTGGCGCCTATGTCGTCCTGTCGCTTATGGCCATGCTGGGGGCGGCGGCCATTGCGATTGAAACCGGTACGCTGGACCAGGCCCTATCGACCGGTGCGCGCGCCGCTTTTCAATCCGCGATTGGCGACGACCTGAAAGCCGATATCGACCAGACCTCCATCCGTCTTTCCAAGAATTTGCATCTGGCGGTCGCCGCGCAGAATGTCACACTGACGGATCCGAAGACCCAGCAGGTGGTCTCCAAAGCCGGCGACGTCAAACTGGTCATCGATCCGATCTCGCTGCTGATGGGGCGGGTTTCCGTGACCGAAATCGACGTGACCGGCATCGATTTCGACAGTTCACGCCTGTTGCAGGGCGGCGATCTGGATCTTGCTACGCTGCGGATCGACAAGTTTCCGGCGTTCATGGAGACGATGTTCGGCAATCTCGACGATGTACATGGCTTCATTGTCCGGGGAGGTCTGGATCGGCTGCGCCTGGGTGGCATTACCTTGCCTGCCAAAAATGGAATTGGTCAGCCGGTTGATGTGCAGGTCAACGATCTGACATTGACACGCAGGAAGGACGATTCGCTTGCCATCGAGGGTGAGACGTCTATCAACGGCAAGGTCAGCATGATCTCCGCCGAGGCGATGACTGACGGAGCCCGCACCACGTCGTTGACAGCAACGGTGACGGATCTGATCGCCACGCCCTTCCTGATCAAGCGCACGCCCACCGGTGTCTGGCGGGACGGCGCCGATACCAGCATCAATATCGATTTTTACGCCTTGCGGCAGTCACAAAGCCAGAGACCGGCTCTCTCGGCGCGATTGCGGACGGAAAACGGCATACTCTACGTCGATGGCGACAAGCAGGACCTGACGCGGGCTGACATCAATCTCGCCTATGATTTTGACAAGCTGACGGCGGAAATCCGGCCCTCTGAGGTGGATTTCGGCCCAACCCATGTGCCGTTCTCCGGCGGGTTCATCGATCTTGACCGGTTGCAGTCAGTGCCGGGCGATGCCCGGGGCATCGGCATCGACCTATTGGTTGATCAGGGCACGGCCTCGGTGGAATCGTCGGGAGAGCAGCCGTTTCCGTTTTCTCTCAAGGCCTTTGGACAGTTCATTCCCAGCCAGCGTCATTTGACATTCAGCGAGTTGGCGGTATCGACGCCGCATGGCAGCATGCAAGCCACGCTCAATGTTCAGTTTGGCAACGCCTCGCCGGAAATCCGTTTCAACGGCAAACTGTTCGAGATGCGCACCGCCATGGTCAAGCAGCTCTGGCCCTATTGGATGGCCATGAAGCCACGCGCCTGGGTACAGGCCAATCTTTTCGGCGGCACGATCAGCAAAGCCTCGATTGATGTGCTCATTCCTGCCGGGCGGATGAAACCTATACCCCAACCTCTGGATCTGGGGCCTGACGAGCTGAAAATCGCTTTCGATATCAGCGGTGCGCGAATGAACGTGACAGGCGACCTGCCACCGATTCGTGATCTTGCCGGGCATTTCGACCTGACAGGGCCGGATCTGGAAGTGCGTATCGATGGCGGCACGTCCTATTTCCCCTCGGGACGCAAGGTCAAGTTGGATAAAGGCACATTTGCAATCGCCAATACCTACAAGAAGCCGTTGATGGCCAATATCGCCGTTTCCGTTAGCGGCCCGGCTGATGCCATGGCGGAACTTGCGACATTCAAGCCCATGCAAGCCTTGCAACGCACGGAATTCGTGCCGGAGGATTTTGCAGGCGAGATTAAGGCCGATGTTCAGCTCTATGGCGGCATCATCGCCGATCAGAAACCTCCACCGGAAGTGTGGAAGGCCTCGCTGGATATGAAGGGGGTCGATCTCAAGCGGCCCTATATGGACAAGAAGATCACCGGCTTCGATGGTACGCTGGTGGTCGATCCGCAAAATGCCGTCTTGCAAGGGGACGCCCAGATCGATGGCGTGCCGGTGGAGATCGACTTCTCTCAGCCGGTCGACCGCGGTTCCAATAGAGCGCCTAGCTGGACGGTGAAAGGACAGCTGAACGACAGCCAGCGCGCCAAGCTCGTGCCGGGCCTTGGCGACATTGTTGGTGGCACCATTGATTTGGAAGTGTCGCGCCTTGATGACAATCGCCAACTGGTGAAAAGCGACCTGTCGCGCGCGACTTTGAACATCCCGGTTATCGGCTGGACCAAGGGCTCCGGTATTCCCGCCAAGGTGTCGATGGAACTGCAGGACAAGTCCGGCCTGCTGATGCTTGACAAGTTCAATCTCGATGGTGACGGGTTCGGGGCGACGGGCAAGCTTGTGGTATCCAAAACCAATGGGCTGGTTGGGGCGGATCTCGACCATGTCAAACTGGCCTCCGCCGATGATTTCGGCCTTTCGGTTCAGGTCAACAAGGGTGTCATCAACGCAAAGGTCAGTGGTAGCAGCGTTGACGGCCGTGTTTTGCTGAAGAAGCTGAAATCCGGTAGCTCGTCCAACCCTAATGGGGCGACTGGCGAAGGCCGGTCATCCAGCAGTTCGACCGATGTCGATATAAATGTCGATGTCGATAAGCTGATTGGCTTCAATGACGAAGCCCTTTCCGGCGTCAGGCTGGTCTATGGTTCTCGATCCGGGGCCATAACGGCGCTGAAAATGAGTGCCGTGACCGACACCGGCCAGGCGGTTGTCGTCCAGTCAGCCAAGGCTGGAAATGGCAATGAGATATCGCTGATTTCCAGCGATGCAGGTACTTTGGTGCGGTTCGTCGATCTCTATAGCCATATGCGCGGTGGCATGCTGGACGTGAAAATCCGCGGCGATCTGAACAAGAACTGGATGGGCAATGTTGATCTGCGCAATTTCCGGGTCGAGAATGAGGATCGGTTACAGAAAATCGTCACGACCCCGGCAACCGATGATGGCCGTAGCCTGAATACGGCAGTCAAACGTGACCTGGATGTCAGTTCGGAAAAATTCCAACGGGCCTTCGCCCGGCTGATCTATCAGGACGGCGTGCTCAGGACCGATAACGGCATCGTCCGCGGTGAACAGGTCGGCGCATCGTTCCAGGGCACCATCAAGGATACCAGGGGCCAGATGGAAATGACCGGGACATTCATGCCCGCCTACGGTCTCAATCGGCTGTTTGCGGAAGTGCCGATTATCGGTGCCATCCTTGGCAATGGTCGGGACCGTGGCCTTTTGGGCATTACCTTCAAGCTGAAAGGCCCGGTTGATGCCCCGCATCTGGTGGTGAACCCGCTATCGATCATCGCCCCCGGCATGTTCCGCCAGATCTTCGAATTCCAATAG